The following are encoded together in the Gemmatimonadaceae bacterium genome:
- a CDS encoding IS110 family transposase: MKIIHWIGIDDHADKWTIAHFVSDAERPAKEFELIPDAGGYRRLIAFLKALGSEVRIVYEAGPCGFELFRRLTKSGLNCNVAAPALTPTKPGDKVKTNRRDAAKLAKYLRGGDLTFVTVPDAKQEAVRDLVRQRSSAQGDVGRVRRQIIHLLLRYGHRYPKGQSSWTLRFWAWLRAIKLTAPHSQFVLDTMITELEHRIEVLKRFDDEVERTSRLAEYQPYVDALRTLKGINTVSAMTLLSELGDLRRFPTAPQLMAAVGLVPSEYSTGDKVGRYAITKTGNAHVRHIAVEAAWQYQRGSRVGKTVLARRKGQPPEVVAIAEKCDKRLNTKFYRMTSRRKKSTVTAVAVARELVGFVWAIGQLIHPS, encoded by the coding sequence ATGAAGATTATCCACTGGATAGGTATCGACGATCACGCAGATAAATGGACAATCGCGCACTTCGTGAGCGACGCCGAGCGGCCGGCGAAAGAGTTCGAGTTGATTCCGGACGCGGGCGGGTATCGACGTCTGATCGCCTTTCTGAAGGCCCTCGGCAGCGAGGTTCGGATCGTGTACGAGGCGGGCCCGTGCGGGTTCGAACTATTTCGACGGCTGACCAAGTCGGGGCTTAACTGCAACGTCGCGGCGCCGGCGCTCACGCCGACCAAGCCGGGCGACAAGGTCAAGACCAATCGGCGCGATGCGGCCAAGCTGGCCAAGTATCTTCGCGGGGGTGATCTGACGTTCGTGACGGTTCCCGACGCGAAGCAGGAAGCGGTACGGGACCTGGTGCGCCAGCGATCCTCAGCGCAAGGCGATGTCGGACGCGTGCGGCGGCAAATCATTCACCTGCTGCTGCGGTATGGACATCGATACCCGAAAGGGCAGTCGTCCTGGACCCTCCGCTTCTGGGCTTGGCTGCGAGCGATCAAGCTGACGGCTCCGCACAGCCAATTCGTACTCGACACGATGATCACGGAACTCGAACATCGGATCGAGGTACTCAAGCGCTTCGATGACGAGGTGGAGCGCACCTCGCGGCTTGCCGAGTACCAGCCCTATGTGGATGCCCTCCGGACGCTCAAAGGAATCAACACGGTCTCGGCCATGACGCTGCTCTCGGAGCTCGGCGATCTGCGCCGCTTCCCGACAGCCCCTCAGCTGATGGCCGCGGTCGGCTTGGTGCCCTCCGAGTACAGCACGGGCGACAAGGTGGGCCGCTACGCGATCACCAAGACCGGGAACGCGCACGTCCGGCATATCGCGGTTGAAGCAGCGTGGCAGTACCAACGCGGCTCCCGGGTGGGAAAGACGGTGCTCGCGCGCCGAAAGGGGCAGCCGCCGGAGGTCGTGGCGATTGCCGAGAAATGCGACAAGCGATTGAACACGAAGTTCTACCGAATGACGAGCCGACGGAAGAAATCGACGGTCACGGCGGTGGCCGTGGCACGCGAGCTTGTGGGCTTCGTCTGGGCCATAGGGCAACTGATTCATCCGAGTTAG